In a single window of the Syntrophorhabdaceae bacterium genome:
- a CDS encoding archease encodes MERYRILDHEADAGFEVYGGTMEELFQNGVYALFSLITDIEVVQPLIEKRITVNGNGELFINLLNDSLYMWDTEGFIPKTLSIHVGREHAEGVARGEIFDPVRHLIKQEVKAVTYHKFRIVEEKGMLKATVIVDL; translated from the coding sequence ATGGAACGTTACCGGATACTTGACCATGAAGCGGATGCGGGGTTTGAGGTATATGGCGGAACCATGGAGGAACTTTTCCAAAACGGGGTCTACGCGCTATTCTCGCTGATAACGGACATAGAGGTTGTTCAACCTCTTATAGAAAAAAGGATTACCGTTAACGGCAACGGTGAGTTGTTCATAAACCTTCTTAATGACAGCCTGTATATGTGGGACACGGAAGGGTTTATCCCAAAGACCCTCTCCATACATGTGGGCCGTGAACACGCAGAAGGGGTTGCCAGGGGAGAGATCTTTGATCCCGTTAGACACTTGATAAAACAGGAGGTCAAAGCGGTCACATACCACAAATTCCGGATAGTGGAAGAAAAAGGGATGCTCAAGGCAACGGTCATTGTGGACCTGTAA